A DNA window from Gemmobacter fulvus contains the following coding sequences:
- a CDS encoding malonyl-CoA decarboxylase, producing MRKTDPSPRPNRPAFLGDLFESLTERGRRLLGWREGSGPEAIPVPDLAELGQRLLSRRGEASGVVIARALLAAFEDADPAARLAFLTALAESFGPDAKAVKTALAAMQKAPESIEAVEALHAAAEPRRQELLRRLNLAPGGTAALVRMREELLRHLRSHPDLRRVDADFAHLFGSWFNRGFLGLRHIDWNTPASILEKIIRYEAVHAIRNWDDLRNRLQPTDRRCYGFFHPQLVDEPLIFVEVALTRAIPDNVGGLLDLARQPIRAEEADTAVFYSISNTQRGLTGVSFGNFLIKQVVEELKAERPNIKTFVTLSPVPGFAAWLAAQRKDNSSDLISADQRLAFAALDRPGWQTDPATAEALRAPLLAAAATYFLRARSAAKRVIDPVARFHLGNGARLERLNHLGDVSANGMAQSHGLMVNYLYDLGQIEANHEAFAERSHIAASDSVKAALPVGTS from the coding sequence ATGCGCAAGACCGATCCTTCCCCCCGTCCGAACCGCCCGGCTTTTCTGGGCGACCTGTTCGAAAGCCTGACCGAACGCGGGCGTCGTCTGCTCGGCTGGCGCGAGGGCAGCGGGCCAGAGGCCATCCCGGTGCCGGACCTTGCCGAGTTGGGCCAGCGCCTGCTGTCGCGCCGGGGCGAGGCCTCGGGCGTGGTGATTGCCCGCGCGCTGCTGGCCGCGTTCGAGGATGCCGATCCCGCCGCGCGGCTGGCCTTCCTCACGGCGCTGGCCGAAAGCTTCGGCCCCGATGCGAAGGCGGTGAAAACCGCCCTCGCCGCGATGCAGAAGGCGCCGGAGTCCATCGAGGCGGTCGAGGCGCTGCACGCCGCCGCCGAGCCGCGCCGTCAGGAACTGCTGCGTCGCCTGAACCTTGCCCCCGGCGGCACCGCGGCGCTGGTCCGCATGCGCGAGGAACTGCTGCGCCATCTGCGCAGCCATCCCGACCTGCGCCGGGTCGATGCCGATTTTGCGCATCTGTTCGGATCCTGGTTCAACCGGGGCTTCCTGGGCCTGCGCCATATCGACTGGAACACCCCTGCCAGCATTCTGGAAAAGATCATCCGTTATGAGGCGGTGCATGCGATCCGGAACTGGGATGATCTGCGCAACCGCCTGCAACCGACCGACCGGCGCTGCTATGGCTTTTTCCACCCGCAACTGGTGGATGAACCGCTGATCTTTGTCGAAGTGGCGCTGACCCGCGCCATCCCCGACAATGTGGGCGGGCTGCTTGACCTCGCGCGCCAGCCGATCCGCGCCGAAGAGGCCGATACGGCGGTGTTCTATTCGATCTCCAACACCCAGCGCGGCCTTACGGGCGTGTCTTTCGGCAATTTCCTGATCAAACAGGTGGTGGAAGAGCTGAAGGCGGAGCGGCCCAATATCAAGACCTTCGTCACCCTGTCGCCCGTGCCCGGCTTTGCCGCCTGGCTTGCGGCGCAGCGCAAGGATAACAGCTCTGATCTAATCAGCGCCGATCAGCGCCTTGCCTTTGCCGCGCTGGACCGGCCCGGCTGGCAGACCGATCCGGCCACCGCCGAGGCGTTGCGCGCGCCCTTGCTGGCCGCCGCCGCGACCTATTTCCTGCGCGCCCGCAGCGCTGCAAAACGGGTCATCGACCCGGTGGCGCGGTTCCATCTGGGCAATGGCGCGCGATTGGAGCGGTTGAACCATCTGGGCGATGTATCGGCCAATGGCATGGCGCAATCGCATGGGCTGATGGTCAATTACCTTTATGACCTTGGCCAGATCGAGGCGAACCACGAAGCCTTCGCCGAACGCAGCCATATCGCCGCCTCGGACAGCGTGAAAGCCGCGCTGCCCGTCGGCACTTCCTGA
- a CDS encoding YdeI/OmpD-associated family protein, with translation MITDITDYFRDGCGRCARFATADCSARLWAEGLAALRRLCLAAGLTETAKWGHPCYVHAGRNIAIIGAFRGDVRLSFFNAALMTDPEGILQRQGPNSAHPDAFRFTDRAQIEAMAPTIAAYLTEAMGYAEAGIKPPKVAGALDLPEELVEALDADPTLAEAFHRLTPGRQKSYVIHLGTAKTSATRQSRLTKLRPHILAGKGAMER, from the coding sequence ATGATTACCGATATCACCGATTATTTCCGGGATGGTTGCGGGCGCTGCGCCCGGTTTGCGACGGCAGACTGTTCGGCGCGGCTCTGGGCCGAGGGTCTGGCCGCGCTGCGCCGCCTTTGCCTTGCCGCCGGGCTGACCGAAACGGCGAAATGGGGCCACCCCTGCTATGTCCATGCCGGGCGCAATATCGCGATTATCGGCGCCTTTCGCGGCGATGTCCGGCTGAGCTTTTTCAACGCCGCGCTGATGACCGATCCCGAGGGCATCCTGCAACGGCAGGGGCCGAACAGCGCCCACCCCGATGCATTCCGCTTCACCGACCGCGCGCAGATCGAGGCCATGGCCCCGACCATCGCCGCCTATCTGACCGAGGCGATGGGCTATGCCGAGGCCGGGATCAAACCGCCCAAGGTGGCAGGCGCGCTGGATCTGCCCGAAGAACTGGTCGAGGCACTCGACGCCGATCCCACGCTCGCCGAGGCCTTTCACCGCCTGACACCGGGCCGCCAGAAAAGCTATGTGATCCACCTCGGCACGGCGAAAACCAGCGCAACCCGCCAGTCCCGCCTCACCAAACTCCGCCCGCATATCCTTGCGGGGAAGGGGGCTATGGAGCGGTGA
- a CDS encoding GMC oxidoreductase — protein MQTLTADIVIIGSGVGGTAVAHQLAGSGAKILILERGDFLPDEPQNSDAEAVFGQQRYKTRDTWLTPEGVAFRPGQYYYVGGHTKFYGTAMFRFRESDFEDSVMDGARSPAWPIRYADLAPHYAEAERLYGVRGQAGLDPTEPPREPFPHAAIPHEPVIAALSGQLTAQGLRPFHMPSAVDYGPGGTCQRCGTCDAFVCRFGAKGDAETRVLRPLLAHPDVRLERQAEVLRLIADEDGRRIVAAEVRRQGEVLRVEAPTFVLSAGAINSALILLRSACEAAPDGLANRSGVVGRYLMNHHLTGLMAVNPFAVNGTRFPKTLSLNDFYHGLPDDPDARGNIQMLGNIQGAMIRAAYPRTPLPLANWLGRHTVDVLAMSEDLPNVDSRVRLLPDGRVMVDYRPGGGGAHDRFVRHVRAVLRRAGFPLVLRHGFGIQAPSHQCGTVRMGDDPATSALDALCRAHDHPNLHVVDGGFFPSSAALNPALTIAAQALRVGAHLRRTRAT, from the coding sequence ATGCAGACATTGACGGCGGATATCGTGATCATTGGCTCGGGTGTCGGCGGCACCGCCGTGGCGCATCAGCTTGCCGGCAGCGGCGCGAAGATCCTGATCCTGGAACGGGGCGACTTTCTGCCTGACGAGCCGCAGAACAGCGATGCCGAAGCGGTGTTTGGCCAGCAGCGCTACAAGACCCGCGACACATGGCTCACGCCGGAGGGCGTCGCCTTCCGGCCGGGCCAGTATTATTACGTCGGCGGCCATACCAAGTTTTACGGCACCGCGATGTTCCGGTTTCGCGAAAGCGATTTCGAGGACAGCGTGATGGATGGCGCGCGCTCTCCGGCCTGGCCGATCCGCTATGCCGATCTGGCACCGCATTACGCCGAGGCAGAACGGCTGTATGGCGTGCGCGGGCAGGCCGGTCTTGACCCGACAGAGCCGCCGCGTGAGCCGTTTCCCCATGCCGCAATCCCGCATGAGCCGGTGATTGCCGCGCTGTCGGGGCAGCTGACAGCGCAGGGGCTGCGCCCGTTTCACATGCCCTCTGCGGTGGATTACGGCCCCGGCGGCACCTGTCAGCGCTGCGGCACCTGCGATGCCTTCGTCTGTCGCTTCGGGGCCAAGGGCGATGCGGAAACCCGGGTGCTGCGCCCCTTGCTGGCGCATCCCGATGTGCGGCTGGAGCGTCAGGCCGAAGTTCTGCGCCTGATCGCGGATGAGGACGGGCGGCGCATTGTCGCGGCAGAGGTCCGCCGTCAGGGCGAAGTGCTGCGGGTGGAAGCGCCGACCTTCGTGCTGAGCGCGGGCGCGATCAATTCGGCGCTGATCCTGCTGCGCTCCGCCTGCGAGGCGGCCCCGGACGGGCTTGCCAATCGGTCGGGCGTGGTCGGGCGTTATCTGATGAACCATCACCTGACCGGGTTGATGGCAGTCAATCCCTTTGCCGTGAACGGCACGCGCTTTCCCAAAACCCTGTCACTGAACGATTTCTATCACGGCCTGCCGGATGACCCGGATGCACGCGGCAATATTCAGATGCTGGGGAATATTCAGGGTGCGATGATCCGCGCCGCCTATCCGCGCACGCCTTTGCCGCTGGCCAATTGGCTGGGCCGTCATACGGTGGATGTGCTGGCCATGTCGGAGGATCTGCCGAATGTCGACAGCCGGGTGCGGCTGCTGCCGGATGGCCGCGTCATGGTCGACTATCGCCCCGGCGGCGGTGGCGCGCATGATCGTTTTGTCCGGCATGTCAGGGCGGTCCTGCGCCGGGCCGGATTTCCGCTGGTGCTGCGCCATGGGTTCGGCATTCAGGCGCCGTCGCATCAATGCGGCACCGTGCGGATGGGCGATGACCCGGCGACCTCGGCGCTGGATGCGCTGTGCCGCGCGCATGACCATCCAAACCTGCATGTCGTGGATGGCGGGTTCTTCCCGTCTTCCGCCGCGCTGAACCCTGCCCTGACCATTGCCGCGCAGGCGCTGCGGGTCGGGGCGCATCTGCGCCGCACGCGCGCCACCTGA
- a CDS encoding sigma-70 family RNA polymerase sigma factor, producing MRPDPTITFQAQRPRLLRLAYRMLGSRTEAEDIVQEAWLRWQGGDHGVILDPAAWLTRVVSRLCLDQMRSARMRRETYPGTWLPEPLIEPEDDNLRPDNLTLTLMMALERLSPLERATFLLHDVFGQSMDEIAITIGRSPAATRQLAARARAHVQIDRPRYQMSRDSAESLARAFFEACRSGDARALATMLAEGASLRADGGGKVSSYPNVIEGADHLIRLFLALARKYGAQMDLLEAVVIDGLPGFVSRVGDHLQTTALQIEAGRITAIYITRNPDKLTGLRPH from the coding sequence ATGCGGCCTGATCCGACGATCACCTTTCAGGCGCAGCGGCCCCGGCTGCTGCGCCTGGCCTATCGGATGCTGGGCAGCCGGACCGAGGCCGAGGACATCGTACAGGAGGCTTGGCTGCGCTGGCAGGGCGGCGACCATGGCGTGATCCTTGACCCGGCAGCCTGGCTGACCCGCGTTGTTTCGCGGCTGTGTCTGGATCAGATGCGCTCGGCCCGGATGCGGCGCGAAACCTATCCGGGCACCTGGCTGCCCGAGCCGCTGATCGAACCAGAGGATGACAATCTGCGCCCCGACAATCTGACCCTGACGCTGATGATGGCGCTGGAGCGGCTGTCGCCGCTGGAGCGGGCGACCTTTCTACTGCATGATGTGTTCGGGCAAAGCATGGACGAGATTGCCATCACCATCGGGCGCAGCCCCGCCGCCACGCGCCAGCTTGCCGCGCGGGCGCGGGCCCATGTGCAGATTGACCGCCCCCGCTATCAGATGTCGCGCGACAGCGCCGAAAGCCTTGCCCGCGCGTTTTTCGAGGCCTGCCGGTCAGGCGATGCGCGTGCGCTTGCCACCATGCTGGCCGAAGGGGCAAGCCTGCGGGCAGATGGCGGTGGCAAGGTGTCGTCCTATCCCAATGTGATCGAAGGGGCCGACCATCTGATCCGGCTGTTTCTGGCGCTGGCGCGGAAATACGGCGCGCAGATGGATCTGCTGGAAGCCGTCGTGATCGACGGCCTGCCGGGCTTTGTCAGCCGTGTCGGGGATCATTTGCAAACCACGGCCTTGCAGATCGAGGCGGGGCGGATCACCGCCATCTACATCACCCGCAACCCCGACAAGCTGACCGGCCTCAGGCCCCATTGA
- a CDS encoding GntR family transcriptional regulator, translating into MRTIPNALRIRNALENAIVEGIYAPGARLDPEALEREFDCSRTPIREALYQLEASGLVRVMPKRGTFVTTWTAEQLTERFEVMAEAEATCGRLAARRITEAEMAEFEAIHQRCHELAEAGDTEGYYRHNSLFHHCIYRATHNAFLEQEAARLHAMLQPYRRMQLRVRNRMSRSFNEHDQIVAAIRAGDPEAAATALRDHVIVQGDRFHDLLSALRQTVEERAAR; encoded by the coding sequence ATGCGCACGATTCCCAATGCCCTACGGATCAGGAACGCCCTGGAAAATGCCATTGTCGAAGGCATTTACGCGCCCGGCGCCCGGCTTGACCCCGAGGCGCTGGAACGCGAGTTCGACTGTTCACGCACGCCGATCCGCGAGGCGCTGTATCAACTGGAAGCCTCGGGGCTGGTGCGGGTGATGCCCAAGCGCGGCACCTTCGTCACCACCTGGACGGCGGAACAGCTGACCGAACGCTTCGAGGTGATGGCCGAAGCCGAGGCGACCTGTGGCCGCCTGGCCGCCCGCCGCATCACCGAAGCCGAGATGGCCGAGTTCGAGGCGATTCATCAGCGTTGCCACGAACTGGCGGAAGCGGGCGATACCGAAGGCTATTACCGGCACAATTCGCTGTTCCATCACTGCATCTACCGCGCCACCCACAATGCCTTTCTGGAACAGGAGGCCGCCCGGTTGCACGCCATGCTGCAACCCTACCGGCGGATGCAGCTGCGGGTGCGCAACCGCATGTCGCGCTCGTTCAACGAACATGACCAGATCGTCGCGGCGATCCGGGCAGGCGATCCCGAAGCGGCGGCGACGGCGCTGCGTGATCATGTCATCGTGCAGGGCGACCGCTTCCACGATCTGCTGTCCGCGCTGCGCCAGACGGTGGAAGAGCGGGCGGCGCGCTAG
- a CDS encoding malonate--CoA ligase translates to MTANLFDILARSITDAGATAIETLAGEQISYGDLVARTGRMANALVALGVSPGDRVAVQVEKSVEAIILYLATARAGAVFLPLNTGYTAAEIAYFIGDAEPALFVCDPARVADLAQAAEQAGARMATLDASGLGSLTDAAEAAAEDFATVPRAADDLAALLYTSGTTGRSKGAMLTHGNLVSNALSLRTAWSYTARDVLIHALPIFHTHGLFVATNVTLFSGASMIFLPKFDIDRIFELMSRATVLMGVPTFYVRLLEDDMLNVETTAQMRLFVSGSAPLLAETHREWRARTGHAILERYGMTETNMNTSNPYDGARVAGTVGLPLPGTEVIVTDPETGVELPQGEIGMIEVRGANVFKGYWRMPEKTAAELRANGFFITGDLGRIDDKGYVHIVGRGKDLIITGGYNVYPKEIEAEIDEIPGVLESAVIGIPHKDFGEAVTAVVVPTGSPTLTEAAIVAALEGRLARFKQPKRVVFVPELPRNTMGKVQKNLLRDHHAGLYQA, encoded by the coding sequence ATGACCGCGAACCTGTTCGACATCCTTGCCCGCTCGATCACCGATGCCGGGGCCACTGCCATCGAAACCCTTGCCGGAGAGCAGATCAGCTATGGCGATCTGGTTGCCCGCACCGGCCGCATGGCCAATGCGCTGGTGGCGCTGGGGGTGTCCCCCGGCGACCGCGTGGCGGTGCAGGTGGAAAAATCGGTCGAGGCGATCATCCTTTATCTCGCCACGGCGCGGGCGGGGGCGGTGTTCCTGCCGCTGAACACCGGCTATACGGCGGCAGAGATTGCCTATTTCATCGGCGATGCCGAACCGGCGCTGTTTGTCTGTGATCCGGCGCGCGTGGCGGATCTGGCGCAGGCGGCAGAGCAGGCCGGGGCGCGCATGGCCACGCTGGATGCCAGCGGGCTGGGCAGCCTGACCGATGCGGCAGAGGCCGCCGCCGAAGATTTCGCCACCGTGCCGCGCGCGGCGGATGATCTGGCGGCGCTGCTTTATACCTCGGGCACCACCGGACGCTCCAAAGGCGCGATGCTGACCCATGGCAATCTGGTGTCCAACGCGCTGTCGTTGCGCACGGCCTGGAGCTATACTGCCCGGGATGTGCTGATCCACGCCTTGCCGATCTTCCACACCCATGGATTGTTCGTTGCCACCAATGTCACGCTGTTTTCCGGCGCGTCGATGATCTTTCTGCCGAAATTCGACATTGACCGCATCTTCGAGCTGATGTCGCGCGCCACGGTGCTGATGGGGGTGCCGACCTTCTATGTGCGCCTGCTGGAGGATGACATGCTGAATGTGGAGACGACGGCGCAAATGCGGCTGTTCGTGTCCGGCTCGGCCCCGCTGCTGGCCGAAACCCACCGCGAATGGCGCGCCCGCACCGGCCATGCCATTCTGGAACGCTACGGCATGACCGAAACCAACATGAATACCTCGAACCCCTATGACGGCGCGCGGGTGGCAGGCACGGTGGGCCTGCCGCTGCCCGGCACCGAGGTGATCGTGACCGACCCCGAAACGGGCGTCGAACTGCCGCAGGGCGAGATCGGCATGATCGAGGTGCGCGGGGCCAATGTGTTCAAGGGCTATTGGCGGATGCCGGAAAAGACCGCCGCCGAACTGCGCGCCAACGGCTTTTTCATCACCGGCGATCTGGGGCGGATTGATGACAAGGGTTATGTCCACATCGTCGGGCGCGGCAAGGATCTGATCATCACCGGCGGTTACAACGTCTATCCCAAGGAGATCGAGGCCGAGATCGACGAGATACCGGGCGTGCTGGAATCCGCCGTGATCGGCATCCCGCACAAGGATTTCGGCGAGGCGGTGACGGCGGTCGTGGTGCCCACCGGCAGCCCGACCCTGACCGAAGCCGCCATCGTCGCGGCACTGGAGGGCCGTCTGGCCCGGTTCAAACAGCCCAAACGCGTGGTCTTTGTGCCGGAACTGCCGCGCAACACCATGGGCAAGGTGCAAAAGAACCTGCTGCGCGACCATCACGCCGGGCTGTATCAGGCCTGA
- the aroE gene encoding shikimate dehydrogenase — translation MTFLLPITGSFAQPAAENPTVAMIEAAFAHHGLDWRYLNVEVAPADLGDAVRGARAMGWRGFNCSIPHKVAVIDHLDGLGQSAQIIGAVNTIVRDGDRLIGENTDGRGFVAALRRVVDPQGKAVVLFGAGGAARAVAVEMALAGAARITIVNRSAARGQAVADLLNSRTEAQAYYRPWTPRFAVAQDTDIVIHATSVGLFPDVDAMPDLDTDSLTPAMVVADGIHNPPHTRLLQAAQARGCRTVDGLAMLVQQGVIGIKYWTGVDVDPQVMRKALNDLGL, via the coding sequence ATGACCTTTCTTCTGCCGATCACCGGATCTTTCGCACAGCCCGCTGCCGAAAACCCCACCGTCGCCATGATCGAGGCTGCCTTCGCGCATCACGGGCTCGACTGGCGCTATCTGAATGTGGAGGTCGCGCCTGCGGATCTGGGCGATGCGGTGCGCGGCGCGCGGGCGATGGGCTGGCGCGGCTTCAACTGCTCCATCCCGCACAAGGTGGCGGTGATCGACCATCTGGATGGTCTGGGGCAATCGGCGCAGATCATCGGCGCCGTGAACACCATCGTGCGGGACGGGGATCGGCTGATCGGTGAAAACACCGACGGGCGCGGTTTTGTTGCGGCGCTGCGCAGGGTTGTCGATCCGCAGGGCAAGGCGGTGGTGCTGTTCGGGGCGGGTGGTGCCGCGCGGGCGGTGGCGGTCGAGATGGCTTTGGCCGGCGCGGCACGGATCACCATCGTCAATCGCAGTGCGGCGCGCGGGCAGGCGGTTGCAGACCTGTTGAACAGCCGCACAGAGGCACAGGCGTATTACCGGCCCTGGACTCCGCGCTTTGCCGTGGCGCAAGACACTGACATCGTGATCCATGCCACCTCGGTCGGGCTCTTCCCGGATGTCGATGCCATGCCCGATCTTGATACGGACAGCCTGACCCCGGCCATGGTGGTGGCCGATGGCATCCACAACCCACCGCACACGCGCCTGCTGCAAGCCGCGCAGGCGCGAGGGTGCCGGACCGTCGACGGGCTGGCCATGCTGGTGCAACAAGGGGTGATCGGCATCAAATACTGGACTGGCGTTGATGTGGATCCGCAGGTCATGCGCAAGGCCCTCAACGACCTTGGCCTGTGA
- a CDS encoding helix-turn-helix domain-containing protein, giving the protein MPITPPYFETVRIPPDRSLLVFDRQLPEFPFNWHYHPEFELTLTVDSRGMRFVGDHVGQYDDGDLVLIAPNLPHAFQSQALIGTAPQHRAVVCWFTQDWASGLSAVMPELALVAALLAQARRGLRFGAATTARLRPQILHLGQMDAIRQVMTLQSLLVALADAPDRTPLATGEVTVSDLPRDRARLQKVLDHLHAHYDQPLRLHPICELVHLTESQLQRVFKRSARMSISAYVLQLRLGRACQMLVQSDLPVGRIATDCGFSDAADFARRFKAVRGVTPSGYRARFRSV; this is encoded by the coding sequence ATGCCCATAACACCGCCCTATTTCGAGACAGTCCGCATCCCGCCGGACCGATCGCTGCTGGTGTTCGACCGGCAGCTGCCGGAGTTTCCGTTCAACTGGCACTATCACCCGGAATTCGAGCTGACGCTGACGGTGGACAGCCGCGGCATGCGGTTTGTCGGCGATCATGTCGGGCAATATGACGACGGCGATCTGGTGCTGATCGCGCCAAACCTGCCCCATGCCTTTCAGTCACAGGCGCTGATCGGCACCGCGCCGCAGCATCGGGCGGTGGTCTGCTGGTTCACCCAAGACTGGGCCAGCGGTCTGAGCGCGGTCATGCCCGAACTGGCCCTGGTGGCCGCCTTGCTGGCACAGGCGCGGCGCGGCCTTCGCTTTGGTGCGGCCACCACGGCTCGGCTGCGCCCGCAGATCCTGCATCTCGGGCAGATGGACGCCATCCGCCAGGTGATGACGCTGCAATCCCTGCTGGTCGCCCTTGCCGACGCGCCGGACCGGACACCGCTGGCGACGGGCGAGGTGACGGTCAGCGATCTGCCGCGCGACCGCGCGCGGCTGCAAAAGGTGCTGGACCACCTCCATGCGCATTACGACCAACCGCTGCGCCTGCACCCGATCTGCGAGCTGGTGCATCTGACCGAAAGCCAGTTGCAACGCGTCTTCAAGCGCAGCGCGCGCATGTCGATCAGCGCCTATGTGCTGCAACTGCGTCTGGGGCGCGCCTGTCAGATGCTGGTGCAATCCGATCTGCCGGTCGGGCGCATCGCAACCGACTGCGGCTTTTCCGACGCCGCCGATTTTGCCCGGCGGTTCAAAGCCGTGCGCGGCGTCACCCCCTCCGGCTACCGCGCGCGCTTTCGGAGCGTGTGA
- a CDS encoding zinc-dependent alcohol dehydrogenase family protein codes for MKAVMFEAFNARPKLVTLPDPRPEPHGVVLKVEATGVCRSDWHGWVGHDSDIVLPHVPGHELAGVIVAIGKDVTKWRVGERVTVPFVGGCGSCPECHAGHQQVCHDQFQPGFTHWGSFAEYVSIHKADLNLVALPQSVDFTTAASLGCRFVTSFRAVVDQGKVSAGQWVAVHGCGGVGLAAIMIANALGAHVVAVDIAEDKLALARTLGAAATINARSVANVVEAVREVTAGGAHVSLDALGHPETCFNSVLNLRRRGKHVQVGLMLGDHSTPAVPMSRIVAHELEILGSHGMQAHRYDAMMPMILSGKLKPELLVGKEISLEESIDALISMDRFQGTGTTVVTRF; via the coding sequence ATGAAAGCCGTCATGTTCGAAGCCTTCAACGCCCGGCCAAAGCTGGTCACCCTGCCCGACCCCCGGCCCGAACCGCATGGCGTCGTGTTGAAGGTCGAGGCAACCGGGGTCTGCCGCAGCGACTGGCACGGCTGGGTCGGCCATGACAGCGATATTGTGCTGCCGCATGTGCCCGGTCACGAACTGGCCGGGGTGATCGTGGCCATCGGCAAGGATGTCACGAAATGGCGGGTGGGCGAGCGGGTGACCGTGCCCTTCGTCGGCGGCTGCGGCAGTTGCCCCGAATGTCACGCCGGTCATCAGCAGGTGTGCCACGATCAGTTTCAGCCGGGCTTTACCCATTGGGGTTCGTTTGCCGAATATGTCTCGATCCACAAGGCGGACCTCAATCTGGTGGCCCTGCCGCAATCGGTCGATTTTACCACGGCAGCCAGTCTGGGATGCCGCTTTGTGACCTCCTTCCGTGCGGTGGTCGATCAGGGCAAGGTGTCTGCCGGGCAATGGGTGGCCGTGCATGGCTGCGGCGGTGTCGGCCTTGCCGCGATCATGATTGCCAATGCGCTTGGCGCCCATGTCGTTGCGGTTGATATTGCCGAGGACAAGCTGGCGCTGGCGCGAACGCTTGGCGCCGCCGCCACCATCAACGCGCGGTCCGTCGCCAATGTCGTGGAGGCGGTGCGCGAGGTCACGGCGGGGGGTGCGCATGTCTCGCTCGATGCGCTTGGCCACCCGGAAACCTGCTTCAATTCGGTGCTGAACCTGCGCCGTCGTGGCAAGCATGTGCAGGTCGGGCTGATGCTGGGGGATCACAGCACGCCTGCCGTGCCGATGAGCCGGATCGTGGCGCATGAGCTGGAGATTCTGGGCAGCCATGGCATGCAGGCGCATCGGTATGATGCGATGATGCCGATGATCCTGTCCGGCAAACTGAAACCGGAGCTGCTGGTCGGCAAGGAAATCAGTCTGGAAGAGTCGATTGACGCCCTGATCTCCATGGACAGGTTTCAGGGCACGGGCACAACCGTCGTCACCCGGTTCTAG
- a CDS encoding SLC13 family permease, translating into MSPHLISIYALGAMFVVATIWPINMGVLAFVGAFLVGTLLAAQSTKDIIAGFPGGLFLTLVGITWLFALAQNNGTIDWLVRMSVRAVKGRIAAIPWIMFGISALLTAVGAVSPGAVAIVAPIALGFAFRYQISPLLMGLMVVHGAQAGGFSPISIYGGITNGVVQKAGLPLSPMTTFAASFTVNAAVALLLFMVLGGRKLMQMRMQTVETIKVPHIEIARAATGPQIFGDSEAEALSRRISEEGGGSSNRLVAEVEEGNHRDGNLYQVVTLAALVLLAVLVLAFKLDIGFVALSIGLGLALCAPTMQKRAMAQVAWPEIMLITGVSTYVAVLEHMGTIDFVGDSVAGMASPMLAALMLFFIGAVVSAFASSTAVLGSLIPLAVPFLQGGTGVGAIGFIAGMAVASTIVDVSPFSTNGALVLANAQGVDKQAFFRKLLNYGALVTVLAPVVLWIIFVVLPG; encoded by the coding sequence ATGTCACCACATCTGATTTCTATATATGCCTTGGGTGCGATGTTCGTTGTCGCAACCATCTGGCCGATCAACATGGGGGTGCTGGCATTTGTCGGCGCCTTTCTGGTCGGCACATTGCTGGCCGCACAGTCCACCAAGGACATCATTGCGGGCTTTCCGGGCGGGTTGTTCCTGACACTGGTCGGGATCACCTGGCTGTTTGCACTGGCACAGAACAACGGCACCATCGACTGGCTGGTGCGCATGTCGGTCCGCGCGGTCAAGGGCCGGATCGCGGCGATTCCATGGATCATGTTCGGCATTTCGGCCCTGCTGACGGCGGTGGGGGCGGTCAGCCCGGGCGCCGTGGCCATCGTCGCCCCGATCGCGCTTGGCTTTGCCTTCCGCTATCAGATCTCGCCGCTGCTGATGGGTCTGATGGTGGTTCACGGGGCGCAGGCGGGCGGGTTTTCCCCGATCAGCATCTATGGCGGCATCACCAATGGCGTGGTGCAGAAGGCAGGGCTGCCGCTCAGCCCGATGACCACCTTTGCCGCCAGCTTTACCGTCAACGCCGCAGTGGCGCTGCTGCTGTTCATGGTGCTGGGCGGGCGCAAGCTGATGCAGATGCGGATGCAGACGGTCGAGACGATCAAGGTGCCGCATATCGAGATCGCCCGCGCCGCCACCGGCCCGCAGATCTTTGGCGACAGCGAGGCCGAAGCGCTGAGCCGCCGCATCAGCGAAGAGGGCGGCGGCAGTTCGAACCGGCTGGTGGCCGAGGTCGAAGAGGGCAATCACCGCGATGGCAACCTCTATCAGGTGGTCACGCTGGCGGCGCTGGTGCTGCTTGCGGTGCTGGTGCTGGCGTTCAAGCTGGATATCGGCTTTGTCGCGCTCAGCATCGGGCTTGGTCTGGCGCTCTGCGCACCGACCATGCAGAAACGCGCCATGGCGCAGGTGGCCTGGCCGGAAATCATGCTGATCACCGGCGTGTCGACCTATGTGGCGGTGCTGGAGCATATGGGCACCATCGATTTTGTGGGCGACAGCGTGGCGGGCATGGCCTCGCCGATGCTAGCGGCGCTGATGCTGTTTTTCATCGGGGCGGTGGTCTCGGCCTTTGCCTCGTCTACCGCAGTGCTCGGCTCGCTGATCCCACTGGCCGTGCCCTTCCTGCAAGGCGGTACGGGCGTCGGGGCCATCGGCTTCATCGCCGGGATGGCCGTGGCCTCCACCATCGTCGATGTCAGCCCGTTCTCGACCAATGGCGCGCTGGTTCTGGCCAATGCGCAGGGCGTGGACAAGCAGGCCTTCTTCCGCAAGCTGCTGAACTATGGTGCGCTGGTGACGGTCCTCGCCCCGGTCGTGCTGTGGATCATCTTTGTCGTGCTGCCGGGTTGA